A stretch of Castanea sativa cultivar Marrone di Chiusa Pesio chromosome 2, ASM4071231v1 DNA encodes these proteins:
- the LOC142625001 gene encoding uncharacterized protein LOC142625001, whose translation MDSDDQLGNEKVLDDVGDEQELPNEPNHESSPAMAFHQPSSLNFSQNTWDNMIDPTPPFEKPIQSTWEPTQKFSMGLLFADKDELQAAVKQYHIKRNQTFRSLYNKYEYRPSYFKVWEAKQKAIGRAFGDWDKSYQLLPKWLKSLTDSNLGSRVIWRTVPATVPGCAIFKRVFWAFGPSIEGFQHCRPVISIDGTFLYGKYRGKLLIASTWNGDNRLFPLAFATVEEESDDSWYWFLRCIQNNVTNQDQLCVISDRHLDGDKYLRELPVQKWTLAHDGGRRYGAMTTNLSESFNGVLKSARNLPITALVELTYYRCVAYFADQYTKARAEITASERISAYAKNKFNKWERKAPKHSVIVFSHEDGLFEVRTPINPNSAYRGNHRHEVNLRESTCSCQKWQVYKIPCSHVIAVCKYQGISAMRYIDRCYCLEEQVACYAPRFRMVPDSVHWNEPDFPVLYPNVRLRRAKGRPRSTRLLNEMDLGTEHQPRPLCSLYRQKGHNRRTCPTRTVAGSTSGQTE comes from the exons ATGGATAGTGATGACCAACTTGGTAACGAAAAGGTCCTTGATGATGTTGGAGATGAACAGGAGCTTCCCAATGAACCTAATCATGAAAGCAGTCCAGCAATGGCATTCCATCAACCTTCATCACTGAACTTTTCACAGAACACATGGGATAATATGATTGATCCAACCCCACCATTTGAAAAGCCCATTCAGAGTACTTGGGAGCCTACCCAAAAGTTTTCTATGGGATTGCTTTTTGCTGATAAGGATGAACTACAAGCTGCTGTTAAACAATATCACATCAAGAGGAACCAAacatttagg AGTCTTTACAATAAGTACGAATACCGGCCTTCTTATTTTAAGGTGTGGGAGGCGAAACAGAAGGCAATTGGTAGAGCATTTGGTGATTGGGACAAATCTTACCAATTATTGCCAAAATGGTTGAAATCTTTGACTGATTCAAACCTGGGTAGCAGGGTTATTTGGAGAACGGTACCTGCTACTGTGCCAGGCTGTGCTATATTCAAAAGAGTGTTCTGGGCTTTTGGTCCATCAATTGAAGGTTTTCAACATTGTAGGCCAGTGATTAGTATAGATGGAACTTTCCTATATGGTAAGTACAGAGGTAAGTTATTGATTGCATCAACTTGGAATGGTGACAATAGACTTTTTCCACTTGCCTTTGCCACTGTGGAGGAGGAATCTGACGATAGCTGGTATTGGTTTTTGCGTTGTATTCAGAATAATGTCACTAATCAAGATCAGTTATGTGTCATATCTGATCGCCACCTTG ATGGTGATAAGTATTTAAGGGAATTACCAGTGCAGAAGTGGACATTGGCACACGATGGTGGACGTCGTTATGGGGCAATGACCACAAATTTGTCTGAAAGCTTCAACGGTGTTCTAAAGAGTGCTAGAAATCTGCCCATAACTGCGTTAGTCGAGCTTACATACTACCGTTGTGTAGCCTACTTTGCCGATCAGTATACTAAGGCACGCGCAGAGATTACAGCTAGTGAACGCATTTCAGCCTATGCAAagaataaattcaataaatgggAAAGAAAGGCACCAAAGCATTCAGTTATTGTGTTTAGTCATGAGGATGGTCTATTTGAAGTCAGAACACCAATAAACCCTAACTCTGCATATAGGGGTAATCATCGTCATGAGGTAAATTTAAGGGAGAGCACTTGTAGTTGTCAAAAATGGCAGGTTTATAAGATTCCGTGCTCACATGTCATTGCTGTGTGTAAATATCAAGGCATCTCTGCAATGCGATATATCGACCGTTGTTACTGTTTGGAAGAACAAGTTGCTTGCTATGCACCTAGATTTCGCATGGTTCCAGACAGTGTGCATTGGAATGAGCCTGATTTCCCGGTCTTGTATCCTAATGTGAGGTTGCGCCGTGCAAAAGGTCGACCAAGATCAACTCGGCTTCTAAATGAAATGGATTTAGGGACAGAGCATCAACCAAGGCCATTGTGCAGCCTCTATAGGCAAAAAGGCCATAACAGAAGAACATGCCCCACTCGAACTGTGGCTGGCTCCACTAGTGGCCAAACTGAATGA
- the LOC142625002 gene encoding uncharacterized protein LOC142625002 codes for MYFISQALRGAEERYPKMKKLAFAIVTAARKLKPYFQAHTINVLTDKPLGRAMGSPKAAGRMALWIIELSEFDIRYQPRAVVKGQILADFVAEFTTTKDQGVEEMPIWRVHTNGSSNKYDGGVGIVLHTPEGDKIECMTRLDFPTTNNETEYEALVAGLDLAIAAGAKNVVIYSDSQVVTSQVNGSYYCKNERMKRTTTRTPIGESPFRLAYGSKALIPTRVGLTSYPVENYDESKNDEALRLQLDLVNEVRAAAAQ; via the exons ATGTACTTTATAAGCCAGGcactgagaggagcagaagaaagGTATCCTAAGATGAAAAAACTCGCATTTGCTATCGTGACCGCAGCTCGGAAGctcaaaccatactttcaagcgCATACCATAAACGTACTAACAGATAAACCTTTAGGGAGAGCAATGGGTAGTCCCAAAGCTGCTGGACGGATGGCGCTATGGATaatcgagctgagtgagttcGATATCCGATATCAACCACGGGCAGTagtgaaaggacagatattggcagacttcgtCGCTGAATTCACTACCACAAAGGATCAGGGGGTAGAGGAGATGCCCATATGGAGAGTTCATACAAACGGATCTTCCAATAAGTATGATGGAGGTGTTGGAATTGTgctccacaccccggaaggagacaaAATCGAATGTATGACTCGTCTAGACTTCCCTACTACCAACAACGAGACAGAATACGAGGCCTTGGTAGCAGGACTGGACCTTGCGATAGCGGCAGGAGCTAAGAATGTGGTCatctactccgattctcaagtCGTGACTAGTCAGGTTAACGGGAGCTATTACTGTaagaatgaaaggatgaaaag GACAACAACGAGAACACCGATAGGGGAatcaccgtttcgattggcatATGGTAGTAAGGCCCTCATACCGACAAGGGTAGGATTAACAAGCTACCCTGTGGAAAACTACGATGAGAGCAAGAATGACGAAGCTTTGCGTTTACAACTTGACCTCGTAAACGAAGTCAGGGCAGCAGCTGCACAGTGA